A portion of the Sabethes cyaneus chromosome 3, idSabCyanKW18_F2, whole genome shotgun sequence genome contains these proteins:
- the LOC128740416 gene encoding uncharacterized protein LOC128740416 produces the protein MAHRRFLLLEARLTKDQKLYADYKQFMQEFIDLGHMEQIGTFNPVELQSEKQYFLPHHAVKRPDSSTTKLRVVFDASAKTSNGKSLNDQLMVGPTLQPQLVDTLLRFRTYKVAVTSDVSKMFRQILVRKEDRRFQQILWRSSTKDEIGVYQLTTVTYGTASAPFLAVRTLMQICEDEAEQYPLAAEVGKKSVYVDDVLFGADTVEEARELKGQLAAMLEKAGFELHKWCSNSKEVLADIPEARLEQKVLLNKEGRTKTLGLTWQPDKDVFSFEVMSIAFDEGVPTKRTILSDISKLFDPLGLAGPVIMTGKLIMQELWKEKLNWDEPLEAGIENMWNEYRLQLQTMNTIRISRCVLPLLQTEFVELAGFCDASQKGYGACLYLRSRNSQGQISIRLLCSKSRVAPIKGNRTTIPRLELCGARLLAQLADNVRRSLPVTVNRVRFWSDSTIALSWINTCPSKLDVFVSDRVAAIQQLSDPSEWCHVSTHDNPADLVSRGIMPQELHSSKLWWCGPPFLRKNDIVWPKGVQLVDPMQLPELIQVTAMPAVVERLHLFDNCSKYNIMLRVVARIKRMFQNRQRSAENQRRGEFSAEEMRYAKLTIVRLVQKESFPEVFAQLREEVTSKNHSLIPLSPFVDNHGLLRVGGRLSKSACSYDTKHQMILPKNHPVTGAIIRSFHESNMHAGIQVTLAATRREFWIIRGRSVVKQVIKSCVVCFKSNPRPIQQYMGDLPACRVEGQYPFYRVGIDLCGPVFLKQRNKRSTVEYKGWIVLYICLATKAIHLELVSELSTAAFLASFDRFVSRRGRPIAVWTDNGTNFVGAANLLKEWEKFFKSFDNQDDILRAYGNSVEWHFNPPEAPHFGGIWESNIRQTKVLLLKHTAAAALSFEEFSTVLCRIEAVLNSRPLTPLSDDPEDFEALTPGHFLVFRSLNAVARPVVIDQLRYKWHKKVEVEVGQLVLIKKDNMPVQKWLLGRIIEVIPGTEGVVRVVDVKTENGILRRPVSKLCFLPIDPEQSFERDTFQRREDVQNNLIESASLQ, from the exons ATGGCTCACCGCAGGTTCCTTCTTTTGGAGGCGAGACTCACGAAGGATCAGAAACTTTACGCTGATTATAAACAATTTATGCAGGAGTTCATCGACCTGGGTCATATGGAACAAATTGGCACGTTCAACCCAGTAGAGTTGCAAtcggaaaagcaatattttttgccgCATCATGCTGTCAAACGCCCAGATAGTAGTACGACGAAACTCAGGGTGGTGTTCGATGCTTCGGCTAAAACTAGCAATGGAAAATCGCTGAATGATCAACTTATGGTGGGACCAACGTTGCAACCCCAGCTTGTCGATACGCTACTTCGCTTTCGAACGTACAAGGTCGCGGTCACATCCGATGTTTCGAAAATGTTCCGACAAATTTTAGTACGCAAAGAAGATCGACGTTTCCAGCAGATTCTTTGGAGATCCAGTACCAAGGATGAAATCGGTGTTTATCAGTTAACGACAGTTACCTATGGTACTGCCAGCGCCCCGTTTTTGGCAGTCCGGACACTAATGCagatttgtgaagatgaagcAGAGCAGTATCCCCTTGCAGCAGAAGTTGGCAAGAAATCGGTATATGTCGACGATGTTTTATTCGGTGCTGATACGGTAGAGGAAGCACGAGAGTTGAAAGGGCAACTAGCTGCTATGCTCGAAAAGGCAGGATTCGAGTTGCATAAGTGGTGCTCAAATAGCAAAGAGGTGTTGGCTGATATTCCCGAAGCCAGGCTGGAGCAAAAGGTACTGCTGAACAAAGAAGGCCGAACTAAAACCCTTGGGTTAACTTGGCAACCCGATAAAGATGTATTCAGTTTCGAAGTTATGTCAATTGCCTTTGACGAAGGAGTACCGACCAAACGAACAATTCTCTCAGACATATCAAAGTTATTCGATCCACTTGGCCTAGCAGGACCAGTTATTATGACAGGTAAACTCATCATGCAAGAACTATGGAAAGAGAAACTAAATTGGGACGAGCCGCTGGAAGCTGGTATAGAAAACATGTGGAACGAGTATCGACTACAGTTACAGACGATGAACACAATTCGGATTAGTCGCTGTGTACTTCCATTGTTGCAAACAGAATTTGTAGAACTTGCTGGGTTCTGTGATGCATCGCAGAAGGGCTACGGAGCATGTTTGTACTTAAGGTCGCGAAATTCGCAAGGTCAAATCTCCATTCGTTTACTATGTTCAAAATCTCGCGTCGCACCTATCAAGGGAAATCGAACCACGATTCCGCGCCTAGAGCTATGTGGAGCTCGTTTGCTCGCTCAATTAGCAGATAATGTAAGACGATCCCTACCAGTTACCGTGAACCGAGTTCGTTTTTGGTCCGACTCCACTATTGCTCTCAGCTGGATCAACACTTGCCCCAGTAAACTGGATGTTTTTGTATCAGACCGTGTCGCTGCAATACAACAGCTGTCCGACCCAAGCGAATGGTGTCACGTCAGCACGCATGACAATCCGGCAGATTTGGTCTCACGTGGAATTATGCCCCAAGAGCTTCATTCATCTAAACTTTGGTGGTGTGGACCGCCATTCCTACGTAAAAACGATATCGTCTGGCCAAAGGGAGTGCAGCTGGTTGACCCCATGCAGCTGCCAGAATTGATCCAGGTTACCGCCATGCCCGCAGTGGTCGAAAGGCTGCATTTATTCGACAATTGCAGCAAGTACAACATAATGCTTCGAGTCGTCGCGCGTATCAAGCGCATGTTCCAGAATCGTCAGCGTAGTGCAGAGAATCAACGTCGTGGAGAGTTTAGTGCAGAGGAAATGCGATACGCCAAGCTTACAATTGTTCGTCTCGTCCAGAAGGAGAGCTTTCCGGAAGTATTCGCCCAATTACGAGAGGAGGTAACATCGAAGAACCATTCGCTAATACCACTTTCTCCGTTTGTAGACAACCACGGACTACTGAGGGTCGGTGGACGTCTATCGAAATCGGCCTGCTCATATGATACTAAACACCAGATGATCCTTCCCAAGAACCATCCCGTCACAGGTGCAATCATCCGGTCTTTCCATGAGTCCAATATGCACGCCGGCATTCAGGTCACACTTGCTGCAACCAGAAGAGAATTTTGGATCATCAGAGGAAGAAGCGTGGTCAAGCAGGTCATCAAGAGCTGTGTCGTTTGTTTCAAGAGCAATCCCCGTCCAATTCAACAGTACATGGGTGATTTGCCAGCTTGCCGTGTGGAAGGACAGTATCCGTTTTATCGAGTCGGTATCGATCTCTGTGGACCAGTATTCTTGAAGCAGCGCAATAAACGTTCCACCGTCGAGTATAAAGGATGGATTGTGCTTTACATTTGTCTGGCAACAAAAGCGATCCACCTCGAGTTGGTCAGCGAGTTATCAACCGCAGCATTTTTGGCATCATTCGATCGTTTCGTTAGCCGTCGAGGTAGACCTATCGCAGTTTGGACCGACAACGGCACAAATTTTGTTGGCGCCGCTAATTTGTTGAAAGAATGGGAGAAGTTTTTTAAGAGTTTCGACAACCAAGACGACATTCTACGAGCCTACGGCAACAGTGTCGAGTGGCACTTCAATCCCCCAGAGGCACCGCACTTCGGCGGTATATGGGAATCAAACATCCGTCAAACCAAGGTGTTATTGTTGAAGcatacagcagcagcagctctgAGTTTCGAAGAGTTCTCAACCGTTTTGTGTCGAATTGAAGCGGTTTTAAATTCGAGACCGCTCACCCCGCTATCGGACGACCCAGAGGATTTTGAGGCGTTAACTCCGGGACACTTTTTGGTATTTCGATCTTTGAACGCTGTCGCACGTCCCGTAGTCATCGATCAAC TACGATACAAGTGGCACAAGAAGGTAGAAGTCGAAGTAGGTCAACTTGTGCTCATCAAAAAGGACAACATGCCAGTTCAGAAATGGCTACTTGGCCGTATTATCGAGGTCATCCCTGGTACCGAAGGTGTTGTACGAGTCGTCGACGTCAAAACAGAGAATGGAATTTTGCGAAGACCTGTATCGAAGCTGTGCTTTCTACCCATCGACCCAGAGCAGAGTTTCGAAAGGGACACCTTTCAACGGCGGGAGGATGTTCAGAATAATCTGATCGAATCGGCATCACTGCAATAA